The genomic window CTCCATGGGGAGGGGAGGGTGAAAGAGCTGttcagctggaggaggagaaggaagaggaggatgaggcAAAAGGACAAGGAGAGCATGAGCTGCCACACAAGCCTGTGCTTGATCTGCACGGATCAGGGGTCAGGCAAGGGGAGGGGGCAGATGAGGACATGCAAGCACAGGAGGAGGCTGAAAGCCTGGACACTACTGAGGACCAGAGCACTGGTGCCAATGTGCAGCTGAGTGCAGAGGGGAATGAGCTCAGACTGACCCCAGGAGGGAGCACAGAGGCAGATCTGCAGCCCTTGGGTGAGGCTGGAACctcaggggcagagcagggagagagacTGGATCCAGAGGTGCAGCCCCTGGATCAGGGGGATAAAGCAGAGTTAGTGGAAGGGGAGGCAGAGGGTGCCCAGGCAGATCTGCAGCTGTCAGAGGGTCTCAGCTCAGGAGGCCCATGGGGAGGAGAAATTGGAACAAATATTCAGATTGAGGAGAAGGATGACGAGGCACAAGGACAGGGTGAGCATGAGCTGCCACACGAGCCTGTGCTTGATCTGCATGTGTCAGGGGTCAGGCAAGGTGAGGGGGCAGATGAGGACATGCAAGCACAGGAGGAGACTGAAAGCCTGGACACTGCTGAGGACCAGAGCACTGGTGCCAATGTGCAGATGATTGCAGAGGGGAATGAGCTCAAATCAACCTCAGGAGAAAGACCAGAGGCTGATCTACAGCCCTTAATCCAGACTGACTCCATGGGGACGGAGCAGGGAGGGAATGTGGCTCCAGATGTGCATCCCCTGGATCAGGGAGATGAAGCAGAGACAGTGAAAGTGGAGGCAGAGGACTCCTGGGCAGACACTCAGCTGAGTGCGGCTGCCAGCTCAGAAAGCCCCCAGGGAGGGGGGCACTGTGCACTTGTGCCccgggatggggctggggactggagacagggacagggtgggcGTGAGCAGATGAAGGAGCTGGTGCCTGACCTGTCTGCAGTGACCATCAGACAGAGAAGGGGGACAGATGCAGGTGTGCAGCCAGTGGAGGAGGATGTGATCCTGGACACAGTGGGAGGTCAGAGCACTGGTGCCAGTGTGCAGCTGAGTGCAGAGGGGGATGAGCTCAGACTGACCCCAGGAGGGAGCACAGAGGCAGATCTGCAGCATTTGGGTGAGGCTGGATCctcagggacagagcagggagggagtgTGGATCCAGAGGTGCATCCCCTGGATCAGGGGGATAAAGCAGAGTTAGTGGAAGGGGAGGCAGAGGGTGCCCAGGCAGACCTGCGGCTGTCAGAGGGTCTCAGCCCAGGAGGCCCATGGGGAGGGGAGTGGGGAACAGTCCTTCACagtgaggaggatgaggagggtgaGGCACAAGTGCAAGGTGAGAATGGGCTGCCTCAGGAGTCTGTGCTTTCTCCAGAAGGAGCACAAGGCCGACAGGGAGAGGGGGCTGGTGCAGGATTAGAGCCACAGGAAGCAGCTGAGAACCTGCACACCCTGAAGGCCCAGAGCGCTGATACTGATGTGCAGCTGTTCACAGATCAGCAGATGCCCAAATCAGGCTCAGGAGGGAGCACAGAGGCTGATCTGACACCTCTGGGTGTAGCTGGGTTGTGGAAAGGGGAGCAGGGCCTGACTCTAGGTTTGGAGGCAGTTCTGGGTCCATCTCCCACTGCAAACCcatgggaaggagctgctgctgcagatgtgCCCCCTCCAATAGAGGCTGCTTTGTGTCCTGAGCCTGCCACTCCTGCAGAGGGCCCTGGTCTGGAAGCAAAGCTGGGAGCATGCATTGGTCCTGAGGGGCAGATTCTGGAGGCACAGGAGTTactgcagggagagagagctcctGCAGAGGGGCAGCCTCTGGATGGAGCTCACAGTCTGGAAGCGGCACAGGGAGAGAGGCTGGAGGCAGAGGTGAGGAATGGAGTGAAAACTCAGGGTCTAGAACTAAACCAGGGCCATGATGATGCTGAGTTGGCCTCTCTGGTCTCTGAGGTGCTGTCACAACTCAGCCCCCTAAAGCGGGAAACGAT from Taeniopygia guttata chromosome 26, bTaeGut7.mat, whole genome shotgun sequence includes these protein-coding regions:
- the RAB44 gene encoding ras-related protein Rab-44 isoform X1, with product MEEHSSTNMELLAEVEADLQVWNEVGSPGTQQGRGVDPGVQLEKDKPEVGLGEEMGAAAGHCEGPSPAEAPVGSPGLCGLFPGKSPALELVEADLQISGGPSPEKPQGGEGEGAVQLQENEEEDGAGQDEHRLPHEPVPHPSAVTLGQGEGAGVGLQLRENAESLDTAEEQGTGAKVQLSAEGDELRLTPGGSTEADLQPLGEAGSSGTEQGRSVDLEVQPLDQEDKEELLERKAEDVQEDRMFTEGPSPGAPWGGEGERAVQLEEEKEEEDEAKGQGEHELPHKPVLDLHGSGVRQGEGADEDMQAQEEAESLDTTEDQSTGANVQLSAEGNELRLTPGGSTEADLQPLGEAGTSGAEQGERLDPEVQPLDQGDKAELVEGEAEGAQADLQLSEGLSSGGPWGGEIGTNIQIEEKDDEAQGQGEHELPHEPVLDLHVSGVRQGEGADEDMQAQEETESLDTAEDQSTGANVQMIAEGNELKSTSGERPEADLQPLIQTDSMGTEQGGNVAPDVHPLDQGDEAETVKVEAEDSWADTQLSAAASSESPQGGGHCALVPRDGAGDWRQGQGGREQMKELVPDLSAVTIRQRRGTDAGVQPVEEDVILDTVGGQSTGASVQLSAEGDELRLTPGGSTEADLQHLGEAGSSGTEQGGSVDPEVHPLDQGDKAELVEGEAEGAQADLRLSEGLSPGGPWGGEWGTVLHSEEDEEGEAQVQGENGLPQESVLSPEGAQGRQGEGAGAGLEPQEAAENLHTLKAQSADTDVQLFTDQQMPKSGSGGSTEADLTPLGVAGLWKGEQGLTLGLEAVLGPSPTANPWEGAAAADVPPPIEAALCPEPATPAEGPGLEAKLGACIGPEGQILEAQELLQGERAPAEGQPLDGAHSLEAAQGERLEAEVRNGVKTQGLELNQGHDDAELASLVSEVLSQLSPLKRETMMQEDVLIPDVWRLCAPGLAAQRELQEQVSAQGHEGRLHTVAQQPEGETPPMMEPEHTAAGPAEHPKQEVPPASTLHTAMQPGDAGSDQLGVVLRKNSLGQRQLLGEQSKDLSVGQREKMQEFGQKMSQEGEPSSGEPGAVTACGAGAAPRGCPKAALDPDHLYNVLFIGDSHVGKTSFLYRLHADTFNPHLTATVGLDYQIKTLVVDNERFALRLWDSAGQERYRSVTRQFFRKADGVVLMYDITSELSFSDVRFWLSCIQEGAEDGVAVLLLGNKSDCAAQRQVPTKEGECLAKEHQLMFYECSAASGHNVFESMASFTRLLRVREDELKNKAEEVPKAPQKKKGCCW